The window TTCTATTCCAGTTGTGGGTCTATACGCATTGCCGGTATATAGTATGATTGGTGCGGTGTTAACGATGGTAGCTGTTATGACCTTTGCAAGGTTAGTAGACCGTTCATTGAAAATGGAAACACTCATTTTAACTGGAGTTATTTTTAGTTCATTTTTAGGCTCTCTTATTTCGTTAATGATCGCTTTAACTGGTGAGGAGTTACGACAAATTATCGGTTGGCTGCTTGGTTCGGTATCAATGCGTGGATGGCCATATGTGCAAATGATTGCACCGTTTGTTGTGATTGGCTCAATGATGTTATGGACGCAAAGAAGAGAGCTAAATGTTCTTTTATATGGAGAAGAGCGCGCAAAACATTTAGGTGTCAATGTTAAACGTAGTAAATATTTGATTTTGACAGGTGGTTCAATCCTAACTGGTGCGGCAGTTGCAGTTTCTGGAACAATTGGATTTGTTGGTCTAGTTATACCGCATATGACACGAATGATTTGGGGCTCGGATCACCGTCATTTACTGCCGTTATCTTTTTTAAATGGAGCAACCTTGCTAATTATATGTGATTTGGTGGCACGGACGATTATCATGCCGCGTGAGTTGCCGATTGGCGTTATTACAGCATTTATCGGCGCACCTGTTTTTTCGTATATTTTCTATAAGCAACGAAGAAGCAAGGGGGTACGCGTATGATTATCGTTGAACATTTATCAGGTGGTTATGAAGACATACCGATTGTTAAAGATGTGAGCTTTACTGTTGAAAAAGGGAAAATACTCGGCATTTTAGGACCCAATGGTAGTGGCAAATCGACCTTGCTGAAGGTAATTAGTGGGATTCTACCAGCAACTTCAGGCACTATTCAGTTAGACGGGAAAGATATGAACTCATATAATGCCCGTGCTTTGGCGAAGAAGATGGCAGTACTACCACAACTACATGCCAATGCATTTTCAAATACAGTGCGTGAGGCAGTATCTCTTGGACGTTATCCCCATCAAACGGGATTCTTTTCTAGCTGGTCAGAGGTAGATGAGCGTGCTGTTCAATATGCGATGGCGCAAACAGGCGTCACACGATATGAGCATACACCGATGGAAATATTATCGGGGGGTGAGCAACAGCGTGTATTTGTAGCACAGGCCTTAGCTCAAACAGCGGAAATATTACTCCTAGATGAGCCGACGAATCACTTAGATATTGCCCATCAACGCCAAATTTTAGATATGGTACGAAAAGAAGCACTAGAATGTGGCTTAACGGTTATTATGGTATTGCATGACATGAATTTAGCCTCGCTCTATTGTGATGAATTATTGTTAATGGAAAATGGATGTATGCGAGCATTTGGTGCGCCGCATGAAGTATTGATTGCCTCACAAATTGAGGAAGTGTATCAAGCGAGAGTTACGACTTACGCACACCCAGAAATTCCAAAACCCCAAATTACAATGATGCCAGCAGCTATTGAGCGTCAGCAACGAGCGGTGATCGTCAAAGAAAATTTCAAGGTAACAACAGATTATATTCAACTGAAATCAAACATTCCTTTAAAAACAGTCTCCTCCGCTGTACATAATCCGGGTATCGGGTGGTATGTCTGTCTATTAAATCGTTCTGTTCCTGGTGATTATATCATTAAAGATGTGAAGCACGAGGTTGCTGAGTTTTTACAAAGAGAAGACTTTTCATCGACAAGTACAGTGGTAATGTTAACAGCTGTTTCAACAGAGCTTGTTGCACTGAATGAATACAAAACTTCCTTTGGTGGCGTGTTCGTCGTCGTAACTGCAGGTGTTGGAAAAGCTGTGGATGTGTCACGTACGCATGAAAGACATGATGAACCATATATTGGTACTATTAACACATGGGTTGTGATTAATGGGTGCTTATCGGAAGAGGCGTTCTTCCAAGCGATGATGACTGCGAATGAGGCGAAAACAAAGGCATTACAGTCCGAAAATATTCGTGATGAACGAACGGATACGATTGCCACAGGTACCGCAACAGATAGCCTATTAATTGCGGCTACTCAAAAGGGTGAGGAAATGTCATATGGTGGTCCGATTACAGATGTAGGAAAGATTATTGGTAAAGGTGTTTTTGAAACGACAGTGCAGGCAATTCAAAATTATAAAATTAGGTATAGGAGCTGAGTTGAATGAAACTTTACACAAAAACAGGCGATACAGGTAAAACAAGTCTTATAGGTGGACGTGTCGACAAAGATAGCTTACGTGTGGAAACATATGGCGCAATTGATGAATTAAATTCATTTATCGGTAAGGCTGTCAGTGAATTAGATCGTGAATTATTCAAAGACATTTTAGTTGATTTAGAAACGATTCAGCATGAACTTTTTGATGCAGGCGGTGATCTAGCAAATGTCATGAAGGAACGTCATTATAAGCTTGCAGAAGAACCGATTGAAGTATTGGAAGCGCGTATTGATGCATTGTCCGATGAGGCGCCTCCGTTAGAACGCTTTATTCTGCCAGGTGGTGCACCAGCAGCAGCAACGTTACACATTGCGCGGACAGTTGCACGTCGGGCAGAGCGTCAAACGGTAACATTAATGAAAGAAATTCAAGATGTACCAACAATTGTACAAAAATATTTAAATCGCTTATCGGATTATTTATTTGCCGCTGCACGTGTTGTCAATGCACGTTTAAACGTAGCGGACATAGAATATATTCGTAGCGGCAAAGTTT of the Lysinibacillus fusiformis genome contains:
- a CDS encoding FecCD family ABC transporter permease yields the protein MVLAYGTAITILIISIWCGVSIGSVHIPLEVLWNKAADETAANILWKIRMPRVMLAGLVGASLAIAGAAFQGLLKNPLADPYTLGVSSGASVGAVMTLFFGISIPVVGLYALPVYSMIGAVLTMVAVMTFARLVDRSLKMETLILTGVIFSSFLGSLISLMIALTGEELRQIIGWLLGSVSMRGWPYVQMIAPFVVIGSMMLWTQRRELNVLLYGEERAKHLGVNVKRSKYLILTGGSILTGAAVAVSGTIGFVGLVIPHMTRMIWGSDHRHLLPLSFLNGATLLIICDLVARTIIMPRELPIGVITAFIGAPVFSYIFYKQRRSKGVRV
- a CDS encoding adenosylcobinamide amidohydrolase, with the translated sequence MIIVEHLSGGYEDIPIVKDVSFTVEKGKILGILGPNGSGKSTLLKVISGILPATSGTIQLDGKDMNSYNARALAKKMAVLPQLHANAFSNTVREAVSLGRYPHQTGFFSSWSEVDERAVQYAMAQTGVTRYEHTPMEILSGGEQQRVFVAQALAQTAEILLLDEPTNHLDIAHQRQILDMVRKEALECGLTVIMVLHDMNLASLYCDELLLMENGCMRAFGAPHEVLIASQIEEVYQARVTTYAHPEIPKPQITMMPAAIERQQRAVIVKENFKVTTDYIQLKSNIPLKTVSSAVHNPGIGWYVCLLNRSVPGDYIIKDVKHEVAEFLQREDFSSTSTVVMLTAVSTELVALNEYKTSFGGVFVVVTAGVGKAVDVSRTHERHDEPYIGTINTWVVINGCLSEEAFFQAMMTANEAKTKALQSENIRDERTDTIATGTATDSLLIAATQKGEEMSYGGPITDVGKIIGKGVFETTVQAIQNYKIRYRS
- a CDS encoding cob(I)yrinic acid a,c-diamide adenosyltransferase; this translates as MKLYTKTGDTGKTSLIGGRVDKDSLRVETYGAIDELNSFIGKAVSELDRELFKDILVDLETIQHELFDAGGDLANVMKERHYKLAEEPIEVLEARIDALSDEAPPLERFILPGGAPAAATLHIARTVARRAERQTVTLMKEIQDVPTIVQKYLNRLSDYLFAAARVVNARLNVADIEYIRSGKVFKK